In one Pangasianodon hypophthalmus isolate fPanHyp1 chromosome 22, fPanHyp1.pri, whole genome shotgun sequence genomic region, the following are encoded:
- the psmc4 gene encoding 26S proteasome regulatory subunit 6B, whose translation MEDGGVLVERAQDDVPAMLSSRPQTGLSFLAPEPEDLEDLYSRYKKLQQELEFLEVQEEYIKDEQKNLKKEFLHAQEEVKRIQSIPLVIGQFLEAVDQNTAIVGSTTGSNYYVRILSTIDRELLKPNASVALHKHSNALVDVLPPEADSSIMMLTSDQKPDVMYADIGGMDIQKQEVREAVELPLTHFELYKQIGIDPPRGVLMYGPPGCGKTMLAKAVAHHTTAAFIRVVGSEFVQKYLGEGPRMVRDVFRLAKENAPAIIFIDEIDAIATKRFDAQTGADREVQRILLELLNQMDGFDQNVNVKVIMATNRADTLDPALLRPGRLDRKIEFPLPDRRQKRLIFSTITSKMNLSEEVDLEDYVARPDKISGADINSICQEAGMLAVRENRYIVLAKDFEKAYKTVIKKDEQEHEFYK comes from the exons ATGGAGGACGGCGGAGTGCTAGTGGAGAGAGCTCAG gacgaTGTTCCAGCCATGCTGAGCTCACGGCCTCAGACCGGTTTGTCCTTTTTGGCCCCAGAGCCTGAGGATCTGGAGGATCTGTACAGCAGATATAag AAGCTGCAGCAGGAGCTGGAGTTTCTGGAGGTGCAGGAGGAGTACATTAAAGATGAGCAGAAGAACCTGAAGAAGGAGTTCCTCCACGCTCAGGAGGAGGTGAAGAGGATCCAGAGCATCCCGCTGGTCATCGGGCAGTTCCTGGAGGCCGTGGACCAGAACACGGCCATCGTGGGCTCCACTACGG ggtcgAATTACTACGTGCGGATCCTGAGCACTATAGACCGAGAGCTGCTGAAGCCCAACGCCTCGGTGGCTCTGCACAAACACAGCAACGCTCTGGTGGACGTTCTGCCTCCGGAGGCCGACAGCAGCATCATGATGCTCACCTCcg ATCAGAAGCCGGACGTGATGTACGCTGATATCGGAGGGATGGACATCCAGAAGCAGGAGGTGCGGGAGGCCGTGGAGCTTCCCCTCACACACTTTGAGCTCTATAAGCAG atTGGTATCGACCCCCCGAGAGGTGTGCTGATGTACGGACCCCCCGGCTGTGGGAAAACCATGCTGGCTAAAGCGGTGGCTCACCACACCACAG CGGCGTTTATCCGGGTCGTGGGCTCTGAGTTTGTTCAGAAATACCTGGGTGAAGGGCCGCGTATGGTCAGAGACGTGTTCCGATTGGCCAAAGAGAACGCACCTGCCATCATCTTCATCGACGAGATCGACGCCATCGCCACCAAGCGCTTCGACGCACAGACCGGAG ctgaCAGAGAGGTGCAGAGGATCCTCCTGGAGCTGCTGAATCAGATGGACGGATTCGACCAGAACGTCAATGTGAAG gtgatcATGGCCACTAACAGGGCCGACACTCTGGACCCGGCTCTGCTGCGTCCTGGTCGTCTGGACCGTAAGATCGAGTTTCCTCTGCCGGACCGCAGACAGAAACGCCTCATCTTCTCCACCATCACCAGCAAGATGAACCTGTCTGAGGAGGTGGACCTGGAGGACT atgttgcTCGACCGGACAAGATCTCTGGAGCAGATATTAACTCCATCTGCCAGGAG gCTGGCATGCTGGCTGTGCGTGAAAACCGTTATATCGTCCTGGCCAAGGATTTCGAGAAGGCTTACAAGACGGTCATCAAGAAGGACGAGCAGGAGCACGAGTTCTACAAGTAG